In the genome of Ammospiza nelsoni isolate bAmmNel1 chromosome 28, bAmmNel1.pri, whole genome shotgun sequence, the window CCACACTTGAAGGGCTTCTCCCCGGTGTGGCTCCTCTGGTGTACAGCCAGGTGGGAGCTCgtcctgaagctcttcccacactcggGACACTCGTATGGCCGCACCTCTGTGTGGATTCTCCAATGGATGACGAGGTTGCATCTATTActaaagctcttcccacattctgagcacttgtggggcttctccccgTTGTGGCTCCTCTGGTGGACAGCCAGGTGGGAGCTCgtcctgaagctcttcccacactcggGACACTCGTATGGCCGAACCTCTGTGTGGATTCTCCAATGGCGAACCAGGTAGGATCTCTTGcggaagctcttcccacattctgAGCACTTGTGGGACTTCTCCCCATCCTGAAGCTCTTCATCgaccaccagctctgagctctggccaCCTCCCCGGTCCAGGGTGGGTCTTTCCCCCTTAGATCCCCGTGATCTGcatttgcagcccctcctcatgCAGGACCTCCTGagcttttcctccctgttgGATTCCTGTCCTGTGGAGCTGCTCAAAACAGCCTCTTGCACAAGGTTCTGCTGTGgggatttgtcctccctgctctccatcctcagctcctggtCTGgtggaggaaggacaaggagaagatgggatttgcctccgtgccacagggaaggacaaggagatccccccagtgcgtccccagcaggacagctttggcagcagggttgtcctgcagccgggggccgtgctgggctgggagatggagcaggagagagtgggaaaggggcactgacttcctcctcacctccctggGGCTCCCGGgccatcttcctcttcctcacagccttctcctcctcctgcatcGGGCCAAGATTTGGGAAagggaaatcctggtttggggggAAAACAAGGGCTGAGCGCGTTTGATGGTCCCGCTGCCCAAGTGCATCTGGAGAAGTCAGCGCCCCTTTCAGCCTTGGGGGGCCCGGAGTCCgctcatccccagcctcccCCATCCCTCCAGGCAGCCGGTTTGTCCCCCGGCTCCGGGATCGCCCCTCTGCGCTCTCCCCGCTCCGGGGCTCCCGAGCTCCCCTCGGCTCTCCCGGGGATCCCCAAATCCGAGATCGCCCCTGTGCCTGCCGGCACCGGGCGAACGTGAGGGTGTTCCCTCCACGGGAAATTTACGTTTCGGCTTTGGCGTCCAGCAAGAGTCACAGATCCCCTGCCCCACTAACCCTCCCGGAGACCCCCTGATGGATTTGGTGCGAGCTCCCCATCCCGCTCACCTGCGGCTCCTGGAGGGGGTGATGCAGCAGGAGCCGGGGGAGCTTCGGCCTGAGTGGCGGGGCAAGGCGCTAGGGAAACCAAcgtgtctctgctgctcctcttccttccGCTCCTCCtccgctcccagcccggccccggcagcgccgACACCCAAAAGCAGCAGCGCTCTGCCCTGGGCGGGTTCCGAAACAACCCCGCTCCGCGCAGCACTGGGAGCGATCCTGGGAGCAGCGGGAGCGATCCTGAGATCAGCGGGAAGGAATTGGGAGCGCTTTCCCTGCCAGGGCCGCTcttactgggagcactgggagggaactgggagcaaACATCAGCCAGAGGCGGCTGCAGCCGGCGCTAGGCGGGGCCAAACTGCAGGGAGTGGTTATGCAAATAAGAGAGCGATCGCGCGCTGGGATTGGTGGGCTGGAGCAGCGCGGGGTTTGCTCGGTTATGTGAGGGCCGGGGGAGCCGGAGCGATGGCGGCGGCGTCCGgtgagagggacagggagcgGGAATGGGGACGAGGAGCGGGAATGGGAGTGGGGAGACCGACCGAGAGTGGGACCAAGAATGAAGATAGGGACCGAGAATGTGGCCAAGAATGGGACCGGGGAAGGGGACAGGGACTAGAGACAGAGACTGGGGCCCAGGAATGGCACCGGGAATGCGGACAGGGACCAGAAATGACACCGGGAATGGGGGCAGGGGTCGAGAAtggggactgggaatgggaccgGGGAAGGGAATAGGGACCAAGAAGGAGACCAGAGATGGGGACAGGGTCCCCAAATGGAGACAAGGACCAGGGAAGAGAATATGGGAACGGCACGGGGAACATGGAAACAGCAACCGCAGAGAGAACGTGGGCTGGGGATTGGTGCTCCAAAGTGTCCCAGTGAAAGCCAGCAGGggctgtgagctctgcagctgggcctCCCCTGCGCTGCTGCGGCCCAGGGCCAAAGGCGGGAGCTGCAGCCTCGCTCCTGTCTCACGAAcaggagcctcctccaggccCATGGCCCCAGCGTGAGGGAGGGCTCTGAGGCACAGcggctgctggcaggaggggctgctccGGCCAGCTGGGGGCCTCTGAGAAATGCCCAAAGCCgtgtgctctctgcagctggccaaggacagcagcagggctgaacGGTTCgtgtggcacagccagcccgAGCTGTGCAGCCCTCAGGAATGGGACCGGGACAGGAccgggaatggggacagggactgggaaTAGAACCAGGAATGAGACTGAAAATAGGAGATAGGGACAGGGACCAGGACAAGGACCAGGATATTGGGATTGCAACCAGAAATGGGAACAGGGATAGGAATGgggagagggactgggatgtGATTGAGATGACGGGTGAGGGACCTGGAGTGGGACTGGGGATGAGAATATTGAATGGGACAGGGAATATGGAAACAGGAACCAGAAAGAGAATATGGGACAGGGATTAGGAAGATGGTATCGGGATTGGGAACAGGAATACAGGAGTGAGAGTGGAAATGGGAATATGGGAGTGGGACAGGGA includes:
- the LOC132085105 gene encoding zinc finger protein 239-like, producing MQEEEKAVRKRKMAREPQGDQELRMESREDKSPQQNLVQEAVLSSSTGQESNREEKLRRSCMRRGCKCRSRGSKGERPTLDRGGGQSSELVVDEELQDGEKSHKCSECGKSFRKRSYLVRHWRIHTEVRPYECPECGKSFRTSSHLAVHQRSHNGEKPHKCSECGKSFSNRCNLVIHWRIHTEVRPYECPECGKSFRTSSHLAVHQRSHTGEKPFKCGECGKNFSKRCNLNYHQRIHTGDRPYECDKCRKRFQTSSHLLRHQPIHSDERPFHCPDCRKGFNDNSNLIRHRLIHTGERPGTRPYECDQCSKAFKTSSHLLLHLRIHTDERPFRCPDCGKGFKRNTHLTSHRRIHTGEMPYECPECGKRFWHSSAVTHHQQSHH